From a region of the Erythrobacter neustonensis genome:
- a CDS encoding putative DNA modification/repair radical SAM protein, with product MQQTLRQKLEILADAAKYDASCASSGTAKKNSLSGKGLGSTEGMGICHAYAPDGRCISLLKILLTNHCIFDCHYCINRKSSNVARARFTPQEVVDLTLNFYRRNYIEGLFLSSGIVKNANHTMEQLVEVARILREEHDFRGYIHLKTIPEADAEIIHTAGLYADRVSINVELPTNAGLTRLAPDKNEGQIEGAIARTKARIIEAKDERKRFRHAPRFAPAGQSTQMIVGADDANDTAIIGKASRLYGSFGLRRVYYSAFSPIPDASAVLPLKRPPLLREHRLYQSDWLMRFYGFAAQEVADAAEADGNLPLDIDPKLAWALKFRESFPVDVNRAPKEMLLRVPGLGTKAVARILASRRHRTLRLDDIARLTVSVAKVRPFICTLDWRPTFLTDRADLRGMLVAKSEQLELF from the coding sequence ATGCAACAAACACTTCGCCAGAAACTCGAGATCCTTGCCGATGCGGCAAAGTACGATGCATCATGCGCGTCGTCGGGCACGGCCAAGAAGAATTCACTGAGCGGCAAGGGCCTCGGTTCGACCGAAGGCATGGGCATTTGCCATGCCTACGCGCCGGACGGGCGCTGCATCTCGCTGCTCAAGATCCTGCTGACCAACCACTGCATTTTCGATTGCCATTACTGCATCAATCGCAAGAGCTCGAACGTGGCGCGCGCGCGCTTCACGCCGCAGGAAGTGGTCGACCTCACGCTCAATTTCTACCGGCGCAATTATATCGAAGGGCTGTTCCTGTCCTCGGGCATCGTCAAGAACGCCAACCACACGATGGAGCAACTGGTCGAGGTCGCGCGCATCCTGCGCGAGGAGCATGATTTTCGCGGCTACATCCACTTGAAGACGATCCCCGAGGCCGATGCCGAGATTATCCATACCGCCGGGCTCTATGCCGACCGCGTGTCGATCAATGTCGAACTGCCGACCAATGCCGGCCTGACTAGGCTCGCACCCGACAAGAACGAAGGCCAGATCGAAGGCGCGATTGCGCGCACCAAGGCACGGATCATCGAGGCCAAGGACGAGCGCAAGCGGTTCCGCCACGCGCCGCGTTTTGCGCCCGCGGGCCAATCGACCCAGATGATCGTCGGCGCGGACGATGCCAACGACACCGCGATCATCGGCAAGGCGAGCCGGCTTTACGGCAGCTTCGGTCTGCGCCGCGTCTATTACAGCGCCTTCTCCCCGATCCCCGATGCCAGCGCCGTGCTGCCGCTGAAGCGCCCGCCCTTGCTGCGCGAACACCGGCTTTACCAGTCCGACTGGCTGATGCGGTTTTATGGCTTTGCCGCGCAGGAGGTCGCCGATGCGGCCGAGGCCGATGGCAATCTGCCGCTCGATATCGATCCCAAGCTCGCCTGGGCGCTCAAATTCCGCGAAAGTTTCCCGGTCGATGTGAACCGCGCGCCCAAGGAAATGCTGCTGCGCGTGCCGGGGCTGGGCACCAAGGCGGTGGCGCGCATCCTCGCCTCGCGGCGGCACCGAACGCTGCGATTGGACGATATCGCGCGGCTGACGGTGTCGGTGGCCAAGGTGCGGCCTTTCATCTGCACCCTCGACTGGCGCCCGACCTTCCTCACCGACCGCGCGGATTTGCGCGGCATGCTGGTCGCCAAGTCCGAGCAGCTGGAACTGTTCTGA
- a CDS encoding DUF6504 family protein has translation MPLPRRIMSIWLARLSVDRWRRTSSAEADRAPTALILDTAHGPRIVAVNDCGAEAGARTGMLLADARALCPELAAVPADPAGDLAMLEKLALWAQRWGPWSALDPPDGLLVDITGVAHLFGGEARLLEDAVRGFAQRGLTARAAIAPTAGAAWALSHYARGPAILAPGDDPLHLLGDLPAAALRLDDDVLTVLRRLGIKRLGELAGVSGAGDDPDSEAAARDALRRRFRNHRAPAANPLLRLDQLLGRVPEPLLPVLARPMPMVQRRLMEPLRHRTPLDTVVADLAADMVRTLEASGEGARRLELALWRVDGEVLQRRIELAAATRAADHITRLFAARLDDVDAGFGIEMVQLRASWTEPLHLSQADLDAAAENHGTSLAACIDRLTVRLGAKAVTRPVARASHIPERAQGWQPPLAPVPPIQSRLAFHTRPLKMLDRPELIAVLYASPDGVPQRFRWRGQVRDVARVEGPERIAPEWWRERSTTRLRDYYRIEDDSGRRYWIYRQGLAGDGRGGVPDWFLQGLCA, from the coding sequence ATGCCGCTGCCGCGCCGGATCATGTCGATCTGGCTCGCGCGACTGTCGGTCGATCGCTGGCGGCGCACGTCCTCGGCTGAGGCGGACCGCGCGCCCACGGCGCTGATCCTCGATACCGCGCACGGGCCGCGCATCGTTGCGGTCAATGATTGCGGGGCGGAGGCTGGTGCGCGCACCGGGATGCTGCTCGCCGATGCGCGTGCGCTGTGTCCGGAACTGGCGGCGGTGCCGGCCGATCCGGCAGGCGATCTTGCGATGCTCGAAAAGCTTGCACTGTGGGCCCAGCGTTGGGGGCCATGGAGCGCGCTTGATCCACCTGATGGCCTGTTGGTCGATATTACCGGGGTCGCCCATCTGTTCGGCGGCGAGGCGCGCTTGCTTGAAGACGCCGTGCGCGGCTTTGCCCAGCGCGGACTGACCGCGCGCGCCGCGATTGCCCCGACGGCCGGCGCCGCCTGGGCACTGTCGCATTATGCGCGCGGGCCGGCGATCCTTGCCCCCGGCGATGATCCGCTGCATCTGCTGGGCGATTTGCCCGCTGCTGCGCTTCGCCTTGATGACGATGTGCTGACCGTGCTGCGCCGCCTGGGGATCAAGCGTCTGGGCGAACTGGCCGGCGTCAGCGGTGCGGGCGATGATCCGGACAGCGAAGCGGCCGCGCGCGATGCGCTGCGCCGCCGCTTTCGCAATCACCGCGCGCCTGCGGCCAATCCGCTGCTGCGTCTCGACCAGCTGCTCGGCCGCGTGCCTGAGCCCTTGCTCCCGGTGCTCGCGCGGCCGATGCCGATGGTCCAGCGCCGGTTGATGGAGCCGCTGCGCCATCGCACCCCGCTCGATACCGTGGTGGCCGATCTTGCCGCCGACATGGTCCGCACGCTCGAGGCATCGGGGGAGGGCGCACGGCGGCTTGAACTGGCGCTGTGGCGGGTGGATGGCGAGGTGCTGCAACGCCGGATCGAACTCGCCGCCGCAACCCGCGCGGCGGACCACATCACCCGGCTGTTTGCCGCGCGGCTGGACGATGTCGATGCAGGTTTCGGGATCGAGATGGTGCAACTGCGCGCCAGCTGGACCGAGCCCTTGCATCTGTCGCAGGCCGATCTCGATGCAGCGGCCGAAAACCATGGCACTTCGCTTGCCGCGTGCATCGACCGGCTGACCGTCCGGCTCGGGGCCAAGGCCGTTACCCGCCCCGTTGCCCGTGCGAGCCACATCCCCGAACGCGCACAGGGCTGGCAGCCCCCGCTTGCACCTGTTCCGCCGATACAAAGCCGGCTCGCATTCCACACCCGTCCGCTGAAAATGCTCGACCGGCCAGAACTGATCGCGGTGCTTTATGCCTCGCCCGACGGGGTGCCCCAGCGGTTCCGCTGGCGCGGGCAGGTGCGTGATGTGGCGCGGGTCGAGGGGCCCGAACGGATTGCGCCCGAATGGTGGCGCGAACGGTCGACCACGCGGCTGCGCGATTATTACCGGATCGAGGATGACAGCGGGCGGCGATACTGGATCTACCGCCAAGGGCTCGCGGGCGACGGCCGCGGCGGGGTGCCCGACTGGTTCCTACAGGGCCTTTGTGCGTAG
- a CDS encoding PilZ domain-containing protein, producing MNLTSIPRASDRRPMHLTVKSRVRSRMIFVELVDLSEGGCKIRAKPGFAQVGDSVTMRVGTINAPLGIIAWVDGGFAGVAFEGAMHPAVIDYLCNEGAGRDEASKLRRVL from the coding sequence ATGAACCTGACTTCCATCCCGCGCGCATCCGATCGGCGGCCGATGCACCTGACGGTGAAAAGCCGGGTGCGTTCACGGATGATATTCGTCGAACTGGTCGACCTGTCCGAAGGCGGCTGCAAGATCCGCGCGAAGCCGGGCTTTGCGCAAGTGGGCGACAGCGTGACGATGCGGGTCGGCACTATCAATGCGCCGCTCGGGATAATTGCCTGGGTCGATGGCGGGTTTGCCGGGGTGGCCTTCGAAGGCGCGATGCATCCTGCCGTGATCGATTATCTTTGCAACGAAGGGGCAGGGCGCGACGAAGCCAGCAAGCTGCGCCGCGTGCTGTAA
- the panB gene encoding 3-methyl-2-oxobutanoate hydroxymethyltransferase, translating to MSTTFQLDTSTSRANPTPAPMKRLTVPAIRARKVNGVTGEPLVMLTAYTARQAQLLDAHCDLLLVGDSLGQVIYGLPSTVPVTLEMMANHGAAVVRGSYHSVVVVDMPFGSYEASPQQAFESAAFLMKQTDAAAVKLEGGAAMAPTVAFLNSRGIPVMGHVGLTPQAVNVLGGYGARGRSDAEAEKIVSDAKALDDAGAFAIVIEGVVEPIAIAATKAVACPTIGIGASAQCDGQVLVTEDMLGMFERVPRFVKRYEDIAGVIDRTVAQYAAEVRDRSFPTADQTYQPKA from the coding sequence ATGTCCACGACCTTCCAGCTCGACACGAGCACAAGCCGCGCCAACCCCACTCCTGCCCCGATGAAGCGCCTGACGGTGCCTGCCATCCGCGCGCGCAAGGTGAACGGGGTGACGGGCGAACCGCTGGTGATGCTGACCGCCTATACCGCGCGGCAGGCGCAGCTGCTCGATGCGCATTGCGATCTGCTGCTGGTGGGCGATTCCCTCGGGCAGGTGATCTATGGCCTGCCCTCGACCGTGCCGGTGACCTTGGAGATGATGGCGAACCACGGCGCGGCGGTGGTGCGCGGCAGCTATCATTCGGTGGTGGTGGTCGACATGCCTTTCGGAAGCTACGAAGCCTCGCCCCAGCAGGCGTTCGAAAGCGCGGCTTTTCTGATGAAGCAGACCGACGCGGCCGCGGTCAAACTGGAAGGGGGCGCGGCGATGGCGCCCACGGTCGCCTTCCTCAACAGCCGCGGCATTCCGGTGATGGGCCATGTCGGCCTCACCCCGCAGGCGGTCAATGTGCTGGGCGGCTATGGCGCGCGCGGGCGTTCCGATGCCGAAGCCGAAAAGATCGTTTCGGATGCCAAGGCGCTCGATGATGCGGGCGCTTTTGCGATCGTCATCGAAGGCGTGGTCGAACCGATCGCGATTGCCGCGACGAAGGCGGTGGCTTGCCCCACGATTGGTATCGGCGCTTCGGCGCAATGCGATGGGCAGGTGCTGGTTACCGAAGACATGCTCGGCATGTTCGAGCGCGTGCCGCGTTTCGTGAAACGGTACGAAGACATCGCCGGTGTGATCGACCGCACTGTCGCGCAGTATGCGGCAGAAGTGCGCGATCGCAGCTTCCCCACCGCAGACCAGACATATCAGCCCAAGGCCTGA
- a CDS encoding bile acid:sodium symporter family protein, with protein sequence MPGSTPILARFAALRDPMIAVLVLATLLALIVPAAGPARAVATTISNVGIFVLFLVNGMRIRRSEIRRGLANWRYFGPLMLFVFGAMTLIGLAFAKLAAPWLPPLVALGFIYLGCLPSTVQSATSYTSLANGNVALSVVGAALINIAGVIISAPLFAAVGGGAAGDIGTSAILRIVLILVLPFAIGQMVQDRFIDRLIAHKSTAAWLDRAVIGIAVYVAFSGAVEQGLGTMFGTADWAALVVLVLAMLVAALASAWSVARLLRLPRPDRIAFLFAGSQKSVAIGAPLAAILFPPASAGFVIAPLLLYHLAQLVIAAPLAGRLARGPKDQALG encoded by the coding sequence ATGCCCGGTTCTACGCCAATCCTCGCGCGGTTTGCCGCCTTGCGTGATCCGATGATCGCGGTCTTGGTGCTCGCCACGCTTCTTGCGCTGATCGTGCCTGCCGCAGGCCCGGCGCGTGCCGTCGCGACGACGATTTCCAATGTCGGGATATTTGTCCTTTTCCTCGTCAACGGGATGCGCATCCGACGGTCCGAAATCCGCCGCGGGCTTGCCAACTGGCGTTATTTCGGGCCGCTGATGCTGTTCGTGTTCGGCGCGATGACCCTGATCGGGCTTGCCTTTGCCAAACTCGCCGCGCCGTGGCTGCCGCCGCTGGTCGCACTGGGTTTCATCTATCTGGGATGCCTGCCTTCGACGGTGCAATCAGCCACGTCCTACACCAGCCTTGCCAATGGCAATGTCGCGCTGTCGGTGGTGGGCGCGGCTCTGATCAATATTGCCGGGGTGATCATCAGCGCGCCGCTGTTTGCCGCGGTTGGCGGCGGAGCGGCAGGCGATATCGGGACGAGCGCGATCCTGCGGATCGTGCTGATCCTCGTGCTGCCATTCGCTATTGGGCAGATGGTGCAGGACCGTTTCATCGACCGGCTGATCGCGCACAAGTCCACCGCGGCCTGGCTTGACCGAGCGGTGATCGGGATTGCGGTCTATGTCGCGTTTTCGGGCGCGGTCGAGCAAGGCCTGGGAACGATGTTCGGCACGGCAGACTGGGCAGCGCTGGTCGTTCTGGTGCTCGCGATGTTGGTCGCGGCGCTGGCGAGCGCCTGGAGCGTGGCCCGGCTGCTGCGCCTGCCTCGCCCCGACCGAATCGCGTTCCTGTTCGCAGGATCGCAAAAAAGCGTCGCCATCGGCGCGCCGCTGGCCGCTATCCTGTTTCCTCCGGCAAGTGCAGGGTTCGTGATTGCGCCGCTGCTGCTCTACCATCTTGCGCAGCTTGTGATCGCGGCACCGCTTGCCGGGCGATTGGCGCGTGGCCCTAAAGATCAGGCCTTGGGCTGA
- a CDS encoding recA-like protein, protein MSLMPSVPLPHGILPRALTRDVPCALPDARWRPGLAAQPFHSEIFASANEASGAGLALAFARDALTSCAEDRGDDDARQILWVQDRAAIRLGGRPCLAGLPQDLAHRLIHVAALTPEDALFALEEGLKCRELACVIGEIAGNPKALGFTASRRLSLMAERHGVRLWLVRLDAAPDLSSARMRWQVAAARSAPPRWNPAAPGTATWYAELFRARTHQPGQWSLSDDAGTLRIAGESDHDAAAAPDHVDLARATVGRSLAAHVLG, encoded by the coding sequence ATGTCCTTGATGCCTTCTGTGCCGCTGCCCCACGGTATTTTGCCGCGCGCCCTGACGCGCGATGTGCCTTGCGCATTGCCCGATGCGCGCTGGCGTCCGGGCCTTGCTGCGCAGCCTTTCCACTCGGAAATCTTCGCCTCGGCCAATGAGGCAAGCGGCGCAGGGCTGGCGCTGGCCTTTGCTCGTGACGCTCTGACGTCATGTGCCGAAGATCGCGGCGACGACGACGCCCGCCAGATTCTGTGGGTGCAGGACCGCGCGGCGATCAGGCTGGGCGGACGGCCCTGTCTTGCCGGCTTGCCGCAAGACCTTGCGCACCGCCTGATCCATGTCGCGGCGCTCACCCCCGAAGATGCGCTGTTTGCGCTTGAGGAGGGTCTGAAATGCCGCGAGCTTGCCTGCGTGATCGGAGAGATCGCAGGCAACCCCAAGGCGCTCGGCTTTACCGCCTCGCGCCGGCTCAGCCTGATGGCGGAAAGGCACGGCGTGCGGTTGTGGCTGGTGCGGCTGGATGCAGCGCCCGACCTGTCTTCGGCCCGGATGCGCTGGCAGGTGGCGGCGGCACGTTCTGCGCCCCCGCGCTGGAACCCGGCGGCGCCGGGCACGGCGACCTGGTACGCCGAACTGTTCCGGGCGCGCACCCATCAGCCCGGCCAATGGAGCCTCAGCGATGATGCAGGAACCCTGCGCATCGCCGGCGAATCCGACCACGATGCCGCTGCCGCGCCGGATCATGTCGATCTGGCTCGCGCGACTGTCGGTCGATCGCTGGCGGCGCACGTCCTCGGCTGA
- a CDS encoding amino acid permease gives MASKPNGSIAARMFARKSIAQVQRESATSELKRSLGKWNLLLLGVGCIIGAGIFVRTGSAAALHAGPAVLLSFVVAGIVCAFAGLCYAELSSTLPVSGSAYTYSYTTLGEFVAWIMGALLLLEYGLAASVVAVGWSGYVVSLLADFGLVIPPQFTGPAGYTLMRDGAPVLVDGQTVTTLFNLPAFMICMALALLLVVGVSESAKVNNVIVAIKVSVLAAFIVVGGGIVLSNLPTLVSTNWVPFIPENTGPGQFGVDGIMRAASIVFFAYIGFEAVSTAGQEAKNPAKDMPFGIIGSLIVCTVIYMLVAAIMTLLVPYSTLNVPDPVAVVVDNFGPQWGWLAKIIKVGAIIGLTSVVLVLMYAQTRIFYTMARDGLLPKVFSNVHPRFQTPALNTIVVGIVTAVAAGFFDINVLGDMTSVGTLAAFAIVCLSVIYLRRAAPDLPRGFKVPLYPVLPVLGILSCVYLITTVPLNVLTFFAYFMVGAVALYFVYGLRNSNLQHGETQDDAPDMGEFPGPVIDE, from the coding sequence ATGGCCAGCAAACCAAATGGCAGCATCGCTGCGCGCATGTTCGCGCGCAAATCCATCGCACAGGTGCAGCGCGAAAGCGCGACAAGCGAACTGAAGCGTTCGCTGGGCAAGTGGAATCTTCTCCTGCTCGGCGTGGGCTGCATCATCGGCGCGGGCATCTTCGTCCGCACCGGTAGCGCGGCCGCGCTGCATGCCGGCCCTGCCGTGCTGCTCAGCTTCGTTGTCGCGGGCATCGTGTGCGCCTTTGCCGGCCTGTGCTATGCCGAACTGTCCTCGACGCTGCCGGTGTCGGGGTCGGCCTACACTTACAGCTACACCACGTTGGGCGAATTCGTCGCATGGATCATGGGCGCATTGCTGCTGCTCGAATATGGTCTCGCCGCGTCGGTCGTGGCGGTGGGCTGGTCGGGTTATGTCGTCAGCCTGCTGGCAGACTTCGGCCTTGTCATCCCGCCACAATTTACCGGGCCTGCCGGCTATACGCTGATGCGTGACGGCGCACCGGTGCTGGTCGACGGTCAGACTGTGACGACGCTTTTCAACCTGCCCGCGTTCATGATCTGCATGGCGCTGGCGCTGTTGCTGGTGGTCGGCGTCTCGGAAAGCGCCAAGGTCAATAACGTCATCGTCGCGATCAAGGTCAGCGTGCTTGCCGCCTTCATCGTCGTTGGCGGCGGGATCGTGCTGAGCAACCTGCCGACGCTGGTGTCCACCAACTGGGTGCCCTTCATTCCCGAAAACACCGGCCCCGGCCAGTTCGGGGTCGACGGGATCATGCGCGCCGCCTCGATCGTGTTCTTCGCCTATATTGGCTTCGAAGCGGTTTCTACCGCGGGCCAGGAAGCCAAGAACCCTGCGAAGGATATGCCGTTCGGTATCATCGGCAGCCTTATCGTCTGCACGGTGATCTATATGCTGGTCGCCGCGATCATGACCCTGCTGGTGCCCTACAGCACGCTGAACGTGCCCGATCCGGTTGCCGTGGTGGTCGATAACTTCGGTCCGCAGTGGGGCTGGCTGGCGAAGATCATCAAGGTCGGCGCGATCATCGGTCTGACTTCGGTGGTGCTGGTGCTGATGTATGCCCAGACACGCATCTTCTACACGATGGCGCGCGACGGGTTGCTGCCCAAGGTGTTCAGCAATGTTCACCCGCGGTTCCAGACCCCTGCGCTCAACACCATCGTGGTGGGGATCGTGACCGCTGTCGCGGCAGGTTTCTTCGACATCAACGTGCTGGGCGACATGACGTCGGTTGGCACGCTGGCGGCGTTTGCGATCGTATGCCTTTCGGTGATCTACCTGCGCCGCGCGGCGCCTGATCTGCCGCGCGGGTTCAAGGTACCGCTTTATCCGGTGCTGCCGGTGCTGGGCATCCTGTCGTGCGTCTATCTCATCACGACCGTGCCTCTGAATGTGCTGACCTTCTTCGCCTATTTCATGGTCGGGGCAGTCGCGCTGTATTTCGTCTATGGCTTGCGCAATTCGAACCTGCAGCATGGCGAGACACAGGACGATGCGCCGGATATGGGCGAGTTTCCCGGGCCCGTGATCGACGAATAA
- a CDS encoding UdgX family uracil-DNA binding protein (This protein belongs to the uracil DNA glycosylase superfamily, members of which act in excision repair of DNA. However, it belongs more specifically to UdgX branch, whose founding member was found to bind uracil in DNA (where it does not belong), without cleaving it, appears to promote DNA repair by a pathway involving RecA, rather than base excision.): MGPRKHVSFGAHYAVHLPAPDDFAAWRERARGLVQADVPPDRVSWVEPGGTGDLFASESPARSEKRLPVPPADAPAVRASQRFLTLARSAALHSDPTRFALLYRLLWRLQRNPRLMEDKADPEVRRLEELAKSVRRDAHKMHAFVRFREVAEEDGTPHFVAWFEPDHHIVRAEAAFFMRRFANMRWSILTPQGSVHWDGETMREGPPARREDAPGGDPVEDLWRSYYASIFNPARLKVGAMLSEMPKKYWKNLPEAELIPQLIAGAQAREAAMVKAGEREERVRPASLAEVAQAIATCRDCPIAECGTRAVPGEGTPDAPDFSGLMIVGEQPGDQEDLAGRPFVGPAGQLLDDHLARIGIERGAAYLTNAVKHFKFTWKGKHRLHQSPGAKEIDTCRWWFDAERAIVQPRIVLALGASAARAMLGRTVSVTRERGRPVMLDDGSELWLTVHPSYLLRLDGDARQAQTALFAADLAAVKGRLAELAG, encoded by the coding sequence ATGGGCCCCCGCAAGCACGTGTCTTTCGGCGCGCATTATGCCGTGCATCTGCCTGCGCCCGATGATTTTGCCGCTTGGCGTGAGCGGGCGCGCGGGCTGGTGCAGGCCGATGTGCCGCCGGACCGCGTTTCTTGGGTCGAGCCCGGCGGAACGGGCGATCTGTTCGCCTCCGAAAGCCCCGCGCGCAGCGAAAAGCGCCTGCCCGTGCCGCCCGCCGATGCCCCGGCGGTGCGGGCCAGCCAGCGGTTCCTGACGCTTGCCCGCAGCGCCGCGCTGCATTCCGACCCCACGCGGTTTGCGCTGCTTTACCGCCTGCTGTGGCGGCTACAGCGCAACCCGCGGCTGATGGAGGACAAGGCCGATCCCGAGGTGCGACGGCTTGAGGAACTTGCCAAATCTGTGCGCCGCGATGCGCACAAGATGCATGCCTTTGTGCGTTTCCGCGAAGTCGCCGAAGAAGACGGCACGCCGCACTTCGTCGCCTGGTTCGAGCCCGATCACCATATCGTGCGCGCCGAGGCGGCGTTCTTCATGCGCCGCTTTGCCAATATGCGCTGGTCGATCCTGACCCCGCAAGGCAGCGTCCACTGGGATGGCGAGACGATGCGCGAAGGCCCGCCTGCGCGCCGCGAGGATGCCCCCGGCGGCGATCCGGTCGAGGACCTGTGGCGTTCATACTACGCCTCGATCTTCAATCCGGCGCGGCTGAAGGTCGGCGCGATGCTGTCGGAAATGCCCAAGAAATACTGGAAGAACCTGCCAGAGGCAGAGCTTATCCCGCAGTTGATCGCGGGCGCTCAGGCGCGTGAGGCAGCAATGGTCAAGGCGGGCGAACGCGAAGAACGCGTGCGTCCCGCCTCGCTCGCGGAGGTGGCGCAGGCCATTGCTACCTGCCGCGATTGCCCGATTGCCGAATGTGGCACCCGCGCGGTGCCGGGCGAAGGCACGCCGGATGCACCGGATTTCTCAGGGTTGATGATCGTCGGCGAGCAGCCGGGCGATCAGGAGGATCTGGCCGGGCGGCCCTTTGTCGGCCCGGCGGGACAATTGCTGGACGATCATCTGGCACGCATCGGGATCGAACGCGGTGCCGCCTATCTCACCAATGCGGTCAAGCACTTCAAGTTCACGTGGAAAGGCAAGCACCGCCTGCACCAGTCGCCCGGCGCGAAAGAGATCGACACCTGCCGCTGGTGGTTCGATGCCGAGCGCGCGATCGTCCAGCCCCGGATCGTGCTTGCGCTGGGTGCCAGCGCGGCGCGCGCGATGCTCGGCCGCACGGTCAGCGTCACGCGCGAACGTGGCCGCCCGGTGATGCTCGACGACGGGTCGGAACTGTGGCTCACAGTTCACCCGTCCTATCTGCTGCGCCTTGATGGCGACGCGCGGCAAGCGCAGACGGCGCTGTTTGCCGCCGATCTGGCAGCGGTGAAGGGACGGCTCGCGGAGCTTGCGGGCTGA